The following are encoded in a window of Dethiosulfovibrio salsuginis genomic DNA:
- the citD gene encoding citrate lyase acyl carrier protein, giving the protein MDVKTAVAGTLESSDVMVSYSPSDSDLEIVVESIVVKQRGRLIKSVLEEITSNRGVSKGILTVQDRGALECTLRARVETALDRAGLTL; this is encoded by the coding sequence ATGGACGTTAAAACGGCGGTAGCTGGAACCTTGGAGTCCAGCGATGTCATGGTGAGCTACTCCCCGTCCGATTCGGACCTGGAGATAGTGGTCGAAAGCATAGTCGTAAAGCAGAGGGGAAGGCTAATAAAGTCGGTCCTGGAGGAGATAACCTCCAATAGAGGAGTCTCTAAAGGGATCCTCACGGTCCAGGACAGGGGAGCTTTAGAGTGTACCTTGAGGGCAAGGGTGGAGACCGCCCTGGACAGGGCTGGGCTCACCCTGTAG
- a CDS encoding triphosphoribosyl-dephospho-CoA synthase yields MYLEGKGGDRPGQGWAHPVVMAPFREAIADLAVRALIHEAAAHPKPGLVTSLSRGAHRDMDFDTFLSSALALRPFFAEVAQIGWDTFDQPPLDCLGELKRAGLAAEDDMRRATGGVNTHKGAIFSMGLMVAATSRGLRSGVVLSPEALTDIGASFVAGIVRRELGSIAEARSAGERLYLSRGVRGVRGEAEDGFPSALTALKVLRGRQDPLSSSSLCDGLLSVIALGGDTNVLHRGGETEMASLANLAKEAIDAGGTGSPPGREVVSKMESYCLKRWISPGGSADMLALAIYLLLVERKAPYLLSL; encoded by the coding sequence GTGTACCTTGAGGGCAAGGGTGGAGACCGCCCTGGACAGGGCTGGGCTCACCCTGTAGTGATGGCCCCGTTTCGGGAGGCTATAGCCGATCTGGCCGTTCGGGCGCTGATCCACGAGGCCGCCGCCCATCCCAAGCCCGGCCTTGTGACCTCCCTGTCCAGAGGGGCCCACAGGGACATGGATTTCGACACCTTTTTGTCCAGCGCCCTGGCCCTAAGGCCGTTCTTCGCCGAGGTGGCCCAGATCGGCTGGGATACTTTCGATCAGCCTCCCTTGGACTGTCTGGGGGAGCTTAAAAGGGCGGGATTAGCGGCAGAGGACGACATGAGACGGGCCACAGGAGGGGTCAACACCCACAAGGGGGCCATCTTCTCCATGGGGCTGATGGTCGCCGCCACGTCCAGGGGACTCAGGTCCGGCGTGGTCCTCTCCCCGGAGGCCCTGACCGATATAGGGGCCTCTTTCGTGGCTGGGATAGTACGAAGAGAGCTTGGCTCCATAGCCGAGGCTCGCTCCGCCGGGGAGAGGCTGTACCTTTCCCGGGGAGTCAGAGGGGTCAGAGGGGAGGCGGAGGACGGCTTCCCCTCTGCCTTGACAGCCCTCAAAGTCCTGAGAGGTCGCCAGGATCCCCTCTCAAGCTCCTCTCTCTGCGATGGCCTTCTGTCGGTTATAGCCCTTGGAGGGGATACCAACGTCCTCCATCGGGGAGGGGAGACGGAAATGGCCTCTTTGGCGAACCTCGCCAAAGAGGCCATAGATGCAGGTGGAACGGGGAGCCCTCCAGGCAGGGAGGTTGTCTCCAAAATGGAGTCCTACTGCCTAAAGCGGTGGATCAGCCCAGGAGGGAGCGCAGATATGCTCGCCCTGGCCATCTACCTGCTACTGGTGGAGAGGAAAGCGCCCTATTTGCTCTCTTTGTAG